The proteins below come from a single Desulfitobacterium metallireducens DSM 15288 genomic window:
- the ygiD gene encoding 4,5-DOPA dioxygenase extradiol, whose amino-acid sequence MNKMPVVFIGHGSPMNAIEDNPFTQNWIKLADKIPKPKAILAISAHWSTEGTRIMDDPHPKTIYDMYGFPQELYKVDFQPEGAPDIAHFTKDLISQSTQLDNSWGIDHGTWSILKVMYPKADIPVFQMSVNQDKNPDYHFEIGKEIKALREKGVLILGSGNVVHNLSKIKWEMKSGNDWALEFDNYIKSKVMKREYKDILNYKKAGSSAELAVPTSEHFDPLLYVLGASDESDHLSIYNDTCTMGSLSMTSYLFTN is encoded by the coding sequence ATGAACAAAATGCCTGTAGTATTTATCGGACATGGTTCTCCTATGAATGCGATTGAGGACAATCCATTTACACAAAATTGGATTAAACTTGCCGACAAGATCCCCAAACCCAAAGCAATCCTAGCCATATCAGCTCACTGGTCCACAGAGGGAACCCGAATCATGGATGATCCTCATCCTAAAACGATTTATGACATGTATGGTTTTCCCCAAGAATTGTATAAGGTAGATTTTCAGCCTGAAGGAGCTCCAGATATCGCCCATTTTACCAAAGATTTAATAAGTCAAAGCACTCAGCTCGATAATAGCTGGGGAATTGATCATGGCACATGGTCTATTCTAAAAGTCATGTATCCCAAGGCAGATATCCCTGTTTTCCAAATGAGTGTAAACCAGGATAAAAATCCGGACTATCATTTTGAAATAGGAAAAGAGATAAAAGCTCTTAGGGAAAAAGGAGTACTCATTTTGGGCAGCGGTAACGTTGTGCATAATCTTTCTAAAATCAAGTGGGAAATGAAAAGTGGCAATGACTGGGCCCTAGAATTTGATAATTACATCAAAAGTAAAGTTATGAAAAGGGAGTATAAGGATATTTTAAATTATAAAAAAGCAGGATCATCTGCCGAATTAGCGGTTCCTACTTCGGAGCATTTTGATCCCTTGCTTTATGTATTAGGTGCTTCAGATGAAAGTGACCATCTTTCCATTTACAATGACACCTGCACCATGGGTTCCTTATCGATGACAAGTTATTTGTTTACGAACTAA
- a CDS encoding DedA family protein, whose amino-acid sequence MNFIKFGIDVLLHLDKYLNVIIQNYGFGTYLILFLIIFGETGLVVTPFLPGDSLLFAAGAFAAIGSLDIKLLLLIVSVAAVLGDTVNYSIGKSIGHKIYEMENVKFIKKEHLLKARDFYEKYGAVTIIIARFIPIIRTFAPFVAGIGEMRYVKFLSYNIVGGLTWAALVTLVGFYFGNLPAVKHNFSLVIFAIIFISILPAIFGVVKQKLTVREDKA is encoded by the coding sequence ATGAATTTTATAAAGTTTGGCATTGATGTTTTACTCCATTTGGATAAGTATTTGAACGTGATTATTCAGAATTATGGTTTCGGAACTTATTTGATTCTATTCTTAATTATCTTTGGCGAAACAGGGTTGGTTGTTACTCCGTTTCTTCCAGGGGACTCGCTCTTATTTGCAGCAGGTGCCTTTGCAGCCATAGGATCGCTTGATATTAAGCTCTTGCTTTTGATCGTAAGTGTAGCCGCAGTGCTTGGAGATACGGTAAACTATAGTATTGGTAAGTCGATTGGTCATAAAATCTATGAGATGGAAAACGTCAAGTTTATTAAAAAGGAACATCTATTAAAAGCTCGTGATTTCTATGAAAAATATGGGGCAGTTACGATCATCATAGCTCGATTTATCCCTATTATTCGTACCTTTGCACCTTTTGTTGCAGGAATAGGGGAAATGCGATATGTAAAATTCCTTTCGTATAATATCGTTGGGGGGCTGACATGGGCGGCTCTGGTTACATTGGTCGGTTTCTATTTTGGGAATCTGCCTGCGGTTAAACATAACTTTTCCTTAGTTATTTTTGCCATCATCTTCATTTCGATTTTGCCAGCCATATTTGGAGTGGTTAAACAAAAATTAACGGTCAGAGAAGACAAGGCATGA
- a CDS encoding MGDG synthase family glycosyltransferase: MSSLRVLVISAKFGAGHVRAAEAVIDVIREKNPHAEIYHEDFGAYLNKVFNSVLKTAYIDMIKYTPKLWGKFYYKTSEIPPDSLFQRFLNGLGRRELLTYIHTLQPDLIVCTYPTISGVLAQLRKNQLLNIPLATVVTDYAIHNQWVHQGIDLYLVGSQEVYEGLVKRGIDPNCIKITGIPVSLKFESELNRKELVDKFGLNPKHPTILVMGGAYGVLNGASRICKMIAGSEIPVQLIIVCGKDKRLYNTIERAVRESKNKVLLFGFVRNVEELMTVSDVVITKAGGLTVSEALTKQLPLVIYKPIPGQEEENANFLKRIGAGKIATHEEELGQIMGALIENLDERETMRQAASCAIPGRAAEKAADYMLELIDDWNSTQKAG; encoded by the coding sequence ATGAGTAGTTTACGGGTATTAGTCATCTCCGCCAAGTTTGGAGCGGGGCACGTAAGAGCTGCTGAGGCGGTTATTGATGTTATTCGGGAGAAAAACCCCCATGCTGAGATTTATCATGAGGATTTTGGAGCGTACCTAAATAAGGTGTTTAATTCAGTATTAAAAACCGCATATATTGATATGATTAAATATACCCCCAAATTATGGGGAAAGTTCTATTACAAAACATCGGAGATTCCCCCCGATTCCTTATTTCAGCGCTTTTTAAATGGGTTGGGTCGCCGTGAATTGCTAACATATATTCACACTTTACAGCCTGATCTAATCGTATGTACGTATCCAACGATATCGGGTGTTCTTGCTCAGCTTAGAAAAAATCAACTCCTTAATATTCCTTTAGCTACGGTAGTGACTGATTATGCCATTCACAACCAATGGGTTCATCAAGGGATTGATTTATACCTTGTGGGTTCGCAAGAAGTATACGAGGGCTTAGTTAAACGGGGAATAGATCCTAATTGCATTAAAATAACAGGAATTCCAGTTAGCCTCAAATTTGAAAGCGAGTTAAACCGCAAAGAGTTGGTCGATAAATTTGGGCTTAATCCAAAACATCCTACGATTTTGGTGATGGGAGGGGCTTACGGAGTTTTAAATGGCGCATCACGTATATGCAAGATGATTGCTGGAAGTGAAATTCCTGTTCAGTTAATCATCGTTTGCGGGAAGGATAAACGGTTATATAATACGATTGAACGTGCAGTGAGAGAATCAAAAAATAAAGTGTTACTTTTTGGGTTTGTGAGAAATGTTGAGGAACTTATGACCGTCTCGGATGTTGTTATAACTAAAGCCGGTGGCTTAACTGTGTCAGAAGCATTAACCAAACAATTACCCCTCGTGATTTACAAACCTATACCGGGTCAAGAAGAAGAAAATGCTAATTTTCTAAAAAGAATAGGCGCAGGAAAGATCGCAACCCATGAGGAGGAACTCGGTCAAATCATGGGTGCTCTTATAGAGAACTTGGATGAGAGAGAGACGATGCGTCAAGCGGCTTCATGTGCAATACCCGGTCGAGCGGCAGAAAAGGCTGCAGATTATATGTTAGAGCTCATTGACGATTGGAACAGCACACAAAAAGCAGGTTAG
- a CDS encoding amino acid ABC transporter ATP-binding protein has protein sequence MDKVIDIQHLSKSFGSHEVLKDIDFSVKSGEVVCIIGSSGSGKSTLLRCINLLEKPSGGQIIYQGENILDDKHDVYEYRQKLGMVFQQFNLFNNHNVLNNCVVGQIKVLKRPKEEAEKIAMNYLRVVGMENYINAKPRQLSGGQKQRVAIARALSMNPDVMLFDEPTSALDPEMVGEVLKVMKELAGTGLTMLIVTHEMGFAKEVADRVVFMDKGVIAEEGAPEQIFNNPTQERTREFLKRTLIQG, from the coding sequence ATGGACAAGGTCATTGATATTCAACATCTAAGTAAATCCTTTGGGAGTCATGAAGTGTTGAAGGACATAGATTTTTCTGTTAAATCGGGAGAAGTGGTTTGCATCATTGGGTCATCCGGATCTGGGAAATCAACACTTCTGCGTTGTATAAATCTCCTGGAAAAGCCAAGTGGCGGTCAAATCATTTATCAGGGGGAAAATATTCTTGATGATAAACATGATGTGTATGAATATCGTCAAAAGTTAGGTATGGTATTTCAACAATTTAACTTATTTAATAATCACAATGTCTTAAACAATTGTGTTGTGGGACAAATAAAAGTGCTCAAACGTCCTAAAGAAGAAGCTGAAAAAATTGCCATGAACTATTTAAGAGTTGTGGGTATGGAAAATTATATTAACGCAAAGCCGAGACAATTGTCGGGTGGGCAGAAACAACGGGTTGCGATTGCAAGAGCACTTTCCATGAATCCGGATGTGATGCTGTTTGATGAGCCGACATCGGCGCTTGATCCTGAAATGGTCGGAGAGGTACTCAAAGTCATGAAGGAACTTGCGGGTACAGGTCTTACAATGTTGATCGTTACGCATGAAATGGGATTTGCGAAAGAAGTCGCAGATCGCGTCGTTTTTATGGATAAAGGGGTTATTGCCGAAGAAGGAGCGCCCGAGCAAATCTTCAATAATCCAACCCAAGAACGGACTCGAGAATTCTTAAAACGCACCTTAATCCAGGGATAA
- a CDS encoding cupin domain-containing protein — translation MIKCFKDLRQDNVSEFRGGKGEIQITHFLEVESNEFNSKGRLFAKNVLKPGTSIGLHEHVGDTETYVILSGEGLVNDNGDPKSVKPGDVIITRNGEKHSIQNTGTSDLEFIALILFD, via the coding sequence ATGATTAAATGTTTTAAAGATTTAAGACAAGATAATGTTTCTGAATTTCGCGGAGGAAAAGGTGAAATACAGATAACACACTTTCTTGAAGTAGAAAGCAATGAATTCAATAGTAAAGGCCGTCTATTTGCTAAAAATGTCTTAAAACCAGGCACATCTATTGGTCTTCACGAACATGTTGGAGATACTGAAACCTATGTCATTCTAAGTGGGGAAGGCCTAGTCAATGATAACGGTGACCCCAAAAGCGTTAAACCTGGAGATGTGATTATTACTCGGAATGGCGAAAAACATTCTATTCAAAATACAGGAACATCCGACTTGGAATTCATCGCCTTAATCTTATTTGATTAG
- a CDS encoding phosphatase PAP2 family protein yields the protein MNFIQSFDWGFLNFINNFHNPFMDQLMIILTFLGNLGLIWILIAVGLLFLPQYRKVGFMVICALILSSILGDELLKNLIQRPRPFVADPAAQLLITKPLSYSFPSGHTASAFAAAGILAKMVKKYRGYVIALASLIAFSRMYLFVHYPTDIIGGIIVGLFSSKIVLYFFELESQRSSHKDESKGNMGV from the coding sequence ATGAACTTTATACAAAGTTTTGATTGGGGATTTTTGAACTTCATTAATAATTTTCATAATCCCTTTATGGATCAGTTGATGATTATTCTGACGTTCTTAGGGAATCTGGGACTGATTTGGATTTTAATAGCCGTAGGGTTATTGTTTTTACCCCAATATAGAAAAGTTGGCTTCATGGTCATTTGCGCATTAATATTAAGTTCAATTTTGGGTGACGAATTATTGAAGAATCTTATACAAAGGCCAAGGCCTTTTGTAGCTGATCCAGCAGCTCAACTCCTCATAACTAAGCCTTTATCCTACTCCTTTCCATCAGGACATACTGCATCTGCGTTTGCTGCGGCAGGAATACTTGCGAAAATGGTGAAGAAATACAGAGGCTATGTAATCGCGCTGGCTTCGCTGATCGCTTTTTCGAGGATGTATCTCTTCGTCCACTATCCTACAGATATAATTGGAGGAATTATCGTAGGTCTTTTTAGTTCAAAAATTGTATTGTACTTCTTTGAACTGGAGAGTCAAAGGTCTAGTCATAAAGATGAAAGCAAAGGAAATATGGGTGTTTAA
- a CDS encoding undecaprenyl-diphosphatase, with product MFMNLFVFKAINGAAHMNGTLDEMMILFSNYSPLLFVAAIAALYLYGVYRKDKMFRYAAIDAFAVTVMSLFLGFVIGIFYYEPRPFVTDHVNLLTPHAPDASFPSDHSLGTMSIALGINNTYRVFGTIMIILSLLVGVSRVYVGVHYPMDVLGSYLIVMGVNFIYRHLLREKIRTLYSKIEEYLLNRISRIKHEEC from the coding sequence ATGTTTATGAATTTATTTGTATTTAAAGCAATTAACGGGGCTGCCCATATGAATGGAACTCTTGACGAGATGATGATTTTGTTTTCAAACTACAGTCCGCTTCTATTTGTGGCTGCGATTGCAGCATTATATCTTTATGGAGTTTATCGTAAAGATAAGATGTTTAGATATGCAGCAATCGATGCATTTGCAGTAACTGTGATGAGTTTATTTTTAGGCTTCGTAATCGGCATATTTTATTATGAACCAAGACCTTTTGTCACAGATCATGTTAATTTACTCACGCCCCATGCGCCAGATGCGTCTTTTCCTAGTGACCATTCTTTAGGAACGATGAGTATTGCATTGGGGATTAATAACACTTATAGAGTTTTTGGAACAATAATGATAATACTATCCTTATTAGTAGGGGTTTCAAGAGTCTATGTTGGCGTTCATTATCCGATGGATGTGCTCGGTAGCTACCTGATCGTGATGGGTGTAAATTTCATATATAGGCATTTATTACGTGAGAAAATAAGAACTCTTTATTCAAAAATAGAAGAGTATTTATTAAATCGTATTTCTAGGATAAAACATGAAGAGTGTTGA
- a CDS encoding RNA polymerase sigma factor yields MDEHNLIKRCQQGDKEAFQLLISQYHPFVYKFLIRTTDNEQTAEDLTQETFLKVIRNIEKFDTMGQAKFSTYVITIAKNAYIDYLRKEKKFRYNIPFPENFNVEDSSVHVEDTIVDKLYGQGILTDLEDLPEEQRIVIKLKYIEGLTLKEIGDQLELEPKTVKSRIHNGIVRLRKLLDKGDER; encoded by the coding sequence GTGGATGAGCACAACTTAATAAAAAGGTGTCAGCAGGGGGATAAAGAGGCATTCCAATTATTGATAAGCCAGTATCATCCTTTTGTCTATAAATTCCTCATTAGAACGACCGATAACGAACAGACAGCAGAGGATTTGACCCAGGAAACGTTTTTAAAGGTCATCCGAAATATCGAGAAGTTTGATACGATGGGACAGGCGAAGTTCTCGACCTACGTCATTACGATTGCTAAAAATGCCTATATTGATTACTTAAGAAAAGAAAAGAAGTTCAGATACAATATTCCTTTTCCTGAAAACTTTAATGTTGAGGATTCTAGTGTTCATGTTGAAGATACAATCGTTGATAAGCTGTATGGGCAAGGTATTCTAACGGACTTGGAAGATTTGCCTGAGGAACAAAGGATCGTTATCAAGTTGAAATATATTGAAGGTCTAACCTTGAAGGAAATTGGCGATCAGCTTGAGCTTGAGCCCAAAACGGTAAAAAGCAGGATTCATAATGGTATCGTTAGGTTAAGGAAATTATTAGACAAAGGTGATGAAAGATGA
- a CDS encoding polysaccharide deacetylase family protein — protein sequence MNHKRYIYAIGLIIGISLLTLFFHPLLSPPKGSWFNTASSEPPQEQLKEQESQNIEPNPIKPTSVKLSAFPAEGIPVLMYHSISTIPGNNLGVPVEQFAEEMKWLKSQEYTTLSLEDFYQALVNNKPVPEKPILITFDDGYSDNYQSAWPILHENGFSATFFIITNSVGPDMMTWEQLTELTNQGNSIASHTQTHPDLSIISSQQLEKELVLSKKDLENHLGGNVEALCFPSSRYNTKTLEMMPRLGYKLGFTTNPGRVHLGDNPLTLKRIRIPGGMSLTSFQQQFK from the coding sequence ATGAATCATAAAAGATATATTTATGCCATCGGTCTAATTATAGGTATTTCTCTTCTTACTCTATTTTTTCATCCTCTGCTTTCTCCTCCAAAAGGGTCCTGGTTCAATACTGCGAGTTCAGAACCTCCACAGGAACAGCTAAAGGAACAGGAATCTCAAAATATAGAACCTAACCCAATCAAACCTACTTCAGTAAAACTGAGTGCATTTCCAGCAGAGGGTATACCCGTTCTTATGTATCATTCAATCAGCACGATACCGGGTAATAACTTGGGTGTCCCTGTAGAACAATTCGCTGAAGAAATGAAATGGTTAAAATCCCAAGAATATACAACATTGTCACTTGAGGATTTTTATCAAGCTTTAGTTAATAATAAACCCGTCCCTGAAAAGCCTATTCTCATTACCTTTGATGATGGATATTCTGATAATTATCAGTCAGCTTGGCCTATTTTACATGAAAATGGCTTTAGCGCAACCTTTTTTATTATCACAAATTCGGTAGGTCCCGATATGATGACCTGGGAACAACTAACTGAGCTTACAAACCAGGGTAACAGCATTGCAAGTCATACCCAAACTCACCCAGACTTATCCATAATTTCCTCCCAGCAACTTGAAAAAGAACTTGTCCTCTCTAAAAAGGATCTTGAAAATCATCTTGGAGGAAATGTTGAGGCCTTATGCTTTCCCTCAAGTCGTTATAACACCAAGACACTCGAAATGATGCCAAGACTAGGATATAAGCTTGGTTTTACGACTAATCCAGGAAGAGTTCATTTAGGTGATAACCCTCTGACGCTTAAGCGCATTCGAATTCCAGGAGGGATGTCGTTGACTTCCTTTCAACAACAATTTAAATAG
- a CDS encoding carbon starvation CstA family protein, whose product MHALYLVIAAACVLIIGYRLYGTFLATKVLAINPAIQTPAHKYEDGHDFVPTNHWVTFGHHFAAIAAAGPLVGPVLAAQFGYLPGALWILIGGVLGGAVHDMVVLFASIRHDGQSLAQIAKKEIGPVTGVAASIAVLFVLLITMAGLSIVIVNALKHNPWGTFTVSMTIPIAIFIGIYMRFLRPGKLAEASIIGVGLILLAVALGPLVQNSALAPYFNYSDKVIELALPIYAFFAAALPVWFLLAPRDYLSSYLKLGTIGALALGIIFVNPILQMPPVTKFVNGGGPIIAGKVWPFVFITIACGAISGFHSLIAAGTTPKMLDSEKDIQLVGFGGMLIESFVAMMALIAATVLPVGDYFAINTAPQVFATLGMQVDKLPMLSQLIGQDVAGRPGGAVSLAVGMSYVFSSIPGLTGLIAYWYQFAIMFEAVFILTAVDAGTRSARYVVQDMIGVVIPKFKQINWMPGALISAALVSVTWGYMLYGGDISTVWPLFGVSNQLLASLAMVVGTTLILKNTGRIAYALTTFIPFVFLFITTLDASYFNLTHVYIPKAMWTNVFISVLLAVLCLLIVFDAARKWITIIKDQKGMNERRLEHEKVVQELAAK is encoded by the coding sequence ATGCATGCTCTCTATTTAGTGATTGCAGCTGCGTGTGTTCTAATCATTGGGTACCGCCTTTATGGAACATTCTTAGCTACTAAAGTGCTCGCCATTAATCCGGCGATTCAAACCCCGGCTCATAAGTATGAGGATGGTCACGACTTTGTGCCAACCAATCACTGGGTAACCTTTGGTCACCACTTCGCTGCAATTGCTGCAGCGGGACCGTTAGTTGGTCCAGTTTTAGCCGCTCAATTTGGTTATCTTCCAGGTGCACTCTGGATTCTTATTGGGGGAGTACTTGGAGGCGCTGTTCATGACATGGTTGTCCTCTTTGCTTCGATCCGTCATGATGGTCAATCTTTGGCGCAAATTGCTAAAAAAGAAATCGGACCTGTTACAGGTGTAGCAGCAAGTATTGCGGTCTTATTCGTTCTTTTGATTACTATGGCGGGTCTTTCAATTGTTATTGTTAATGCGTTGAAACATAATCCTTGGGGTACCTTTACAGTATCTATGACGATTCCAATTGCAATATTTATTGGAATTTATATGCGCTTTTTACGTCCTGGTAAATTAGCGGAAGCCTCTATTATCGGGGTTGGCTTGATTCTCCTTGCTGTTGCCCTCGGACCCCTTGTTCAGAATTCGGCATTGGCCCCCTATTTCAATTACAGTGATAAGGTTATCGAACTTGCACTGCCTATTTACGCTTTCTTTGCAGCAGCTTTGCCGGTTTGGTTCCTCCTTGCCCCTCGGGATTACTTGAGCTCCTATTTGAAGCTTGGGACCATCGGAGCACTTGCTTTGGGTATTATTTTCGTAAATCCTATACTTCAAATGCCACCTGTAACCAAATTTGTTAACGGGGGTGGCCCGATTATTGCGGGTAAAGTTTGGCCTTTCGTTTTCATTACAATTGCGTGTGGTGCAATTTCTGGGTTCCATAGTTTGATTGCAGCAGGAACTACACCTAAAATGCTGGATAGTGAAAAAGATATTCAATTGGTTGGTTTCGGCGGCATGCTTATCGAGTCGTTCGTCGCGATGATGGCTTTGATTGCAGCAACCGTTCTTCCCGTTGGAGACTATTTTGCGATCAATACCGCACCTCAAGTTTTTGCCACACTTGGAATGCAAGTGGATAAACTTCCTATGTTGTCTCAACTCATCGGACAAGATGTAGCGGGCCGTCCAGGTGGTGCAGTCTCCTTGGCTGTAGGTATGTCCTATGTGTTTAGCAGTATTCCAGGTTTAACAGGTTTGATTGCTTACTGGTATCAATTTGCGATTATGTTCGAAGCTGTATTCATTCTTACAGCTGTCGATGCCGGTACTCGTTCTGCTCGTTATGTTGTCCAAGATATGATTGGTGTTGTTATTCCAAAGTTTAAGCAAATTAACTGGATGCCTGGAGCGCTTATCTCAGCTGCACTTGTATCCGTTACCTGGGGATATATGCTCTATGGAGGAGATATCTCAACCGTTTGGCCGTTGTTTGGAGTTTCGAATCAGCTACTCGCTTCGTTAGCTATGGTTGTGGGTACGACTCTAATCTTGAAAAACACGGGTCGCATTGCTTATGCATTGACTACTTTTATCCCGTTCGTTTTTCTCTTCATTACAACTCTCGACGCTTCTTATTTTAACCTAACTCATGTTTATATTCCGAAGGCTATGTGGACTAACGTCTTTATTTCGGTTTTACTCGCAGTTCTTTGCTTGCTCATCGTCTTTGACGCTGCACGCAAATGGATTACGATTATCAAGGATCAAAAAGGGATGAATGAAAGACGATTAGAACATGAAAAGGTAGTTCAAGAGCTTGCCGCAAAATAA
- a CDS encoding PepSY domain-containing protein, protein MGHKRFLNIIVACLVILQFSVYPKSALGADQTISPAASVSEKVLISADQALQIAKSNFQIPQKYTQLFTNFNDYNGRTSYSLNWNSTEPPGGSFNVEVDASTGKILSMNNWDQPGQPSFKIPTITSSEAEKIALELVTKLAGDYLPDLKLVKNEGQVVTLNNYQPFMYNFRWMRVVNGIPFPGNEINVSVSGEDGQVQNYYFNWSKDLAFPDASKVISLEKANQVFTDTSMLELMYYLSPAMDINNPKPLRVLPVYSLSSQYLNGAIDALSGNPVTLDPQVGIYKAMGAAMGDTPTGVSQDTKVNDPQVSRDKAVEIVKKMIDIPNDLTLRNSSLNPDWQNPNTQVWQLDWRPEPFGPGDNRYLNARVNANTGDLISLNLPSTINPSDSSEPITREEAQQVAEEFLKRAQPQHFTETKLQTPYPYGGKMPPNLQSFNYVRQVNGIPVSNNMMNVAVDTVSKRVIQYNMNWSNVEFPGLDNLISLNQATEIFLKERPLTLSYTLIYQQIEQKDVRLVYQPQINYSPSTAQMIDAKTGDPLDWSGKPKSQWVVPLYFNDIQGNFAEKEIGLMGLTGAFGEYGDQFNPNKTATVLELLRAMAIAEGNGRDRVLSDDEVLKLAKERGWMKGDTYVLHELNREYLSKVVIRLIGMEKAAQVKGIYTVPFADVGSISGDSMGYIALTWGLGLLKIDDTHFAPQKGVTRAEAAYALVHAYDVLNRK, encoded by the coding sequence TTGGGACATAAACGATTTCTTAATATCATCGTGGCTTGCCTTGTTATTTTGCAATTCAGTGTTTATCCCAAGTCTGCGCTAGGGGCGGACCAAACGATTTCACCAGCGGCTTCCGTATCAGAGAAAGTACTCATTTCAGCAGATCAAGCTTTACAAATTGCGAAGAGTAACTTTCAAATTCCTCAAAAATATACTCAGTTATTTACCAATTTCAATGATTACAATGGACGTACATCCTATTCTCTGAATTGGAATTCGACTGAGCCGCCAGGTGGAAGTTTCAATGTTGAAGTCGATGCAAGCACTGGCAAAATCCTCAGTATGAATAATTGGGATCAACCCGGACAACCCAGTTTTAAGATTCCGACTATTACATCGTCAGAGGCTGAAAAAATAGCCTTAGAGCTTGTTACAAAATTAGCTGGAGACTATCTGCCAGACTTGAAATTAGTCAAGAATGAAGGGCAAGTCGTTACCTTAAATAACTACCAGCCTTTTATGTATAATTTTCGTTGGATGCGTGTTGTTAATGGTATTCCTTTCCCAGGAAATGAAATCAATGTAAGTGTTAGTGGAGAAGATGGGCAGGTCCAAAACTATTATTTTAATTGGAGTAAAGATTTAGCATTTCCTGATGCCTCAAAAGTTATTTCACTTGAAAAAGCGAATCAGGTTTTTACAGATACTTCGATGCTTGAATTGATGTATTACTTATCGCCAGCCATGGACATTAACAATCCAAAACCTCTACGCGTTTTACCGGTATATAGCTTATCAAGCCAGTACTTAAATGGGGCAATTGATGCTCTAAGTGGAAATCCCGTAACTTTGGATCCACAAGTAGGGATATATAAAGCGATGGGAGCAGCAATGGGCGATACCCCTACGGGTGTAAGCCAAGACACAAAAGTTAATGATCCGCAAGTCAGCAGAGATAAAGCCGTAGAAATTGTTAAAAAAATGATTGATATACCTAACGATCTAACTCTTCGCAATTCGAGCTTAAACCCAGATTGGCAAAATCCGAATACACAAGTATGGCAATTAGATTGGAGACCAGAGCCTTTTGGCCCCGGAGATAATCGCTATTTGAATGCTCGGGTCAATGCGAATACAGGGGATCTGATCAGTTTAAATCTGCCCAGTACCATCAATCCGAGTGATTCATCTGAACCCATAACTAGAGAAGAGGCTCAACAAGTCGCGGAAGAATTCCTTAAACGGGCTCAACCTCAACATTTTACAGAGACCAAACTTCAAACACCTTACCCATATGGAGGAAAGATGCCTCCAAATCTTCAGTCTTTTAACTATGTAAGGCAGGTTAATGGGATTCCAGTTTCAAACAATATGATGAATGTTGCCGTGGATACGGTTTCCAAACGTGTCATTCAATATAATATGAACTGGTCAAACGTTGAGTTTCCCGGTCTAGATAATTTGATCTCTCTCAATCAAGCGACAGAAATTTTTTTGAAAGAACGCCCCCTTACCCTGAGTTACACCCTAATCTATCAACAAATAGAACAAAAAGATGTACGTCTTGTATATCAACCCCAAATCAATTATAGCCCTTCAACAGCTCAAATGATTGATGCGAAGACAGGCGACCCTCTGGATTGGTCAGGTAAGCCAAAATCGCAATGGGTGGTCCCCCTTTATTTTAACGATATTCAGGGAAACTTTGCAGAGAAAGAAATTGGCTTAATGGGTCTTACCGGAGCTTTTGGTGAATATGGAGATCAATTTAACCCAAACAAAACGGCCACAGTACTTGAATTACTGAGAGCAATGGCCATAGCTGAGGGAAATGGGCGAGATCGTGTTTTATCTGATGATGAAGTGTTAAAACTAGCAAAGGAACGCGGCTGGATGAAGGGAGATACGTATGTACTTCATGAACTGAATCGGGAATATCTATCGAAAGTTGTAATTCGCTTAATCGGGATGGAAAAAGCTGCTCAAGTCAAGGGAATTTACACGGTTCCCTTTGCCGATGTAGGTTCAATTTCAGGGGACTCAATGGGATATATTGCTTTAACCTGGGGATTGGGTCTTCTGAAAATTGACGATACCCATTTTGCGCCGCAAAAAGGAGTAACAAGAGCCGAAGCCGCTTATGCTTTAGTTCATGCGTATGATGTCTTGAATCGAAAGTGA